Proteins found in one Paenibacillus wynnii genomic segment:
- a CDS encoding hydroxyacid dehydrogenase: protein MKMLDIVMVQGLDYTERVFNKKQLEQLRQLGNLRMNPKEGVPTKEESAELLAGADIAITSWGCPSLDADILSRCPDLKLIAHAAGSVKPILSPEVITLGIRVCSANDALAQGVAETTLGLTIVSLKNIWQLARNTREGEWEKQREHVRELYEVTVGVIGSGMSGAHFIRLLKSFDVTVLVYDPFVSEEKIISMGAVKVGLDQLLMQSDVVSIHAPSIPETNHMLNERTLKLMKDHAILINTARGSLIDEEALVTELQKGRLWACLDVTQPEPPDINHPFRSLPNVTLIPHIAGATNNGLFRVGHYVVRDLERFIQGKQLHGEVDLTRLHVMS, encoded by the coding sequence ATGAAGATGCTGGATATAGTTATGGTTCAAGGTCTAGATTATACGGAGCGGGTTTTTAATAAAAAACAATTGGAACAACTGCGACAACTCGGCAACTTGCGTATGAATCCTAAAGAGGGCGTTCCAACTAAAGAAGAGTCGGCTGAGTTACTTGCAGGTGCAGATATCGCCATTACTTCTTGGGGATGTCCCTCGTTAGATGCAGATATACTGAGTCGATGTCCTGATTTGAAATTGATTGCTCATGCGGCGGGATCCGTCAAACCTATTCTAAGTCCAGAAGTAATCACTTTGGGAATCCGGGTCTGTAGTGCGAATGATGCATTAGCACAAGGAGTAGCTGAAACGACGTTGGGTTTGACCATCGTATCCCTTAAAAATATTTGGCAGCTTGCCCGTAATACTAGGGAGGGTGAATGGGAAAAACAGCGCGAACATGTACGTGAGCTCTATGAGGTGACTGTTGGGGTCATTGGCTCAGGAATGTCGGGAGCTCATTTCATCCGTTTGCTGAAATCGTTCGATGTCACCGTTTTAGTCTACGATCCATTTGTTTCCGAAGAGAAAATTATTAGTATGGGAGCTGTGAAGGTCGGACTTGATCAGCTTCTTATGCAATCAGATGTCGTTTCGATCCACGCGCCCTCCATACCAGAGACCAACCACATGTTGAATGAACGAACTTTAAAGCTGATGAAGGATCATGCCATTTTAATAAATACGGCCAGGGGATCTTTGATTGATGAGGAAGCTCTTGTAACGGAATTACAGAAAGGCAGACTGTGGGCTTGCTTAGATGTGACTCAGCCCGAGCCGCCGGATATAAATCATCCTTTCCGTTCACTTCCAAACGTTACATTAATCCCCCACATTGCTGGGGCAACAAACAACGGGTTGTTCAGAGTTGGCCATTATGTTGTACGTGACTTAGAACGGTTTATACAAGGAAAACAACTGCACGGAGAAGTTGATTTAACCAGACTCCATGTAATGTCATAA
- a CDS encoding helix-turn-helix domain-containing protein, protein MMKLEPLRYLRLKLNSLFLQLVTGFLCIIVLLGSLTYYAVSASINNIREEIVKYNTLMLRNTMENYENHLEMIKKQMVLFYFNDSVQRLQREPHYSNYSEVINDIQTWVTNPYLFIDNIVFYSKKHNFVLEKGTSTTPDTMFNVFMKSKKYPFEFWNQQFDDPYTNRMFPAESFFTNSFRDRERDLGEYMPIIFKINNNQDFYMAVFLDADKMYKAFNQTMEDDFIIYNTMGETMFKRSASETFTPLNNLKENGENEFILDHKYHFYSTGSGSGMTYIHRLPVEQLSSQTRLNFTMIAVIVVVILVSILISFFLAARINNPLKKLIHSMRGTHGDKPYRSKIHEFEMISGQFNDKDKILKQWAFFNYLKDIRNHESDIAKLKFSDQPFVFILFHVAEKKHATWVQGSFQSWLYYIKVFIEVKLNRTFQEALTIQIEHNQILSMVFIDELEDLHDLLSNMKSVFDHDLDSGIITIAMTSKFNHFDQVPEAYKEVHERIANRRLIDETEILDSNSVSTVVCSFTKEQEKAFRANMKEGNLEDLMILMKRFFEKWSSQTVSATAWVRFADSVVDRIRQAAPTDVISLIKLNEILENSEEQIRDCVTTRELEILILQWLKMISEVVQDKKERKDSITSFVMDYINNNLADEIYLDTLAEKLNISSGYLSTYFKEKTGINMVEYINEVRIREATVLLLGSQMKIQEVAEAVGYRNITSFNRMFKKYTGLTPNDYRKSRDSHTGNTG, encoded by the coding sequence ATGATGAAGCTTGAGCCACTGCGCTACCTCCGATTGAAATTAAACTCATTATTTCTGCAGCTAGTAACAGGATTTCTATGTATTATTGTACTTCTTGGTTCTTTAACCTACTATGCCGTTTCAGCGTCTATAAATAATATCAGGGAAGAAATCGTCAAGTACAACACTCTCATGCTGCGCAATACCATGGAAAACTATGAGAACCATTTGGAAATGATCAAAAAGCAAATGGTTCTGTTCTATTTTAATGACTCTGTCCAACGTTTACAGCGTGAACCTCATTATTCCAACTACTCCGAAGTCATCAATGATATTCAAACCTGGGTAACGAATCCTTATTTATTCATCGATAACATCGTTTTTTATTCCAAAAAACATAACTTTGTTCTGGAGAAAGGCACAAGTACAACGCCCGATACCATGTTCAATGTATTTATGAAAAGCAAGAAATATCCATTCGAATTTTGGAACCAACAATTTGACGACCCTTATACAAACCGGATGTTTCCAGCTGAATCTTTTTTCACGAACTCTTTTCGTGATCGAGAACGTGATCTCGGTGAGTATATGCCAATCATTTTTAAGATAAATAATAATCAGGATTTTTATATGGCCGTGTTTCTTGATGCCGATAAAATGTATAAAGCGTTCAACCAGACCATGGAAGATGATTTTATCATCTACAATACAATGGGAGAAACGATGTTTAAGCGTTCTGCATCCGAGACGTTTACTCCTTTGAACAATCTGAAGGAGAATGGAGAAAATGAATTCATCTTGGATCATAAATATCATTTCTACTCAACGGGATCAGGCAGTGGAATGACTTATATTCACCGACTTCCTGTGGAACAGTTGAGCTCTCAGACACGACTTAACTTCACGATGATCGCGGTCATTGTGGTCGTGATTTTGGTTAGTATCCTAATCTCCTTTTTCTTAGCAGCTCGTATCAACAATCCGTTAAAAAAGCTGATTCATTCCATGCGCGGTACCCACGGTGATAAGCCTTACCGTTCAAAAATTCATGAGTTCGAAATGATCAGCGGCCAGTTTAACGATAAGGATAAGATTCTAAAGCAATGGGCCTTTTTCAATTATTTGAAAGATATTAGGAATCATGAAAGTGATATTGCCAAACTCAAATTTTCTGATCAACCCTTCGTGTTTATACTCTTTCATGTCGCAGAAAAGAAACATGCAACTTGGGTGCAGGGTTCTTTCCAAAGCTGGCTATATTATATTAAAGTGTTCATTGAAGTGAAATTGAACCGGACCTTTCAGGAAGCATTGACGATTCAGATTGAACATAATCAAATTCTGAGTATGGTATTTATCGATGAGTTGGAGGATTTACATGATTTACTTTCCAATATGAAGTCAGTGTTCGATCATGATCTCGACAGCGGCATTATTACTATCGCAATGACCTCGAAATTTAATCATTTCGATCAGGTTCCTGAAGCGTACAAAGAAGTACATGAACGCATTGCGAACCGCAGGCTGATTGACGAAACAGAGATTCTTGATTCAAATTCTGTTAGTACGGTTGTCTGCAGTTTTACGAAGGAACAGGAGAAAGCATTTCGAGCTAATATGAAAGAGGGGAACCTCGAAGACTTAATGATTTTGATGAAACGTTTTTTTGAAAAATGGAGCAGTCAAACAGTTTCGGCAACGGCCTGGGTGCGTTTTGCTGATTCGGTAGTGGATCGAATCCGTCAAGCTGCACCAACTGACGTCATTAGTCTAATCAAGTTGAACGAGATCCTGGAAAACTCAGAAGAACAGATACGTGACTGTGTAACAACACGGGAACTGGAGATCTTGATTCTACAATGGTTGAAGATGATCTCCGAAGTAGTCCAGGATAAGAAAGAACGGAAGGATAGTATAACTTCCTTCGTGATGGATTATATAAATAACAACTTAGCTGATGAAATTTATTTGGACACATTGGCCGAAAAACTGAATATTAGCAGCGGTTATTTATCAACGTATTTCAAAGAAAAAACGGGAATCAATATGGTTGAGTACATTAATGAGGTGCGGATCCGTGAAGCGACAGTTCTTCTGTTGGGAAGCCAAATGAAAATCCAAGAAGTGGCGGAGGCTGTGGGATACCGGAATATCACTTCATTCAATCGAATGTTTAAGAAATATACAGGTCTCACACCAAATGATTACCGGAAAAGTCGGGATTCACACACAGGGAATACCGGTTGA
- a CDS encoding extracellular solute-binding protein gives MKKTKSSMIAFALLALMATACSKDTVETSPSPSNSIEPTTSASAAPTLPEEATIKIYTENNTGWPAKKDWGVWKWVKEETNITVDQVLATGPESLALAISSGSMPDILSVFPAEVQKFGPQGAFLDLSQHMDKMPNVKAYLDSKPDVKERVTTPTGQILSIINDGAGEGNQAVWFYREDIFKKNNLEEPKTWDELYTTAKKLKELYPDSYPFVVRHGLNTLNYIGPSFGLYPELHRDPKDPTKVKFGLQDPAAKTMVEMLNKFVKEGLMPPDWLTMDYKAWTQFMTTNKSFITVQFIGQIEIMNNQLTEGNVKFMAPPTGDGTQGYLPKGGSEVYGLAVASTTKNLDASLRYLDYIFSEKGKDIQSWGKEGETYTVEGGKRKFNDNYKEAVDLRVISGIQTAATYGWFDFDAWMALVKEEEQLAYLESPKYRMPVSSDLPMLTEEEGISIGPANDQIWKYWTTETTKFIFGDRPMTEWDSFVKGLDKYEVEKIKSTYQTALDRQITNAK, from the coding sequence GTGAAAAAGACTAAATCTTCAATGATTGCATTTGCGTTATTGGCTCTAATGGCTACTGCTTGTTCAAAAGACACCGTCGAAACATCTCCAAGTCCTTCTAATTCAATTGAACCAACCACGTCTGCAAGTGCTGCTCCAACTCTTCCTGAAGAGGCAACGATTAAGATATATACAGAAAATAATACGGGGTGGCCTGCTAAGAAAGATTGGGGCGTATGGAAATGGGTCAAGGAAGAGACGAACATTACAGTTGATCAAGTACTGGCTACTGGACCTGAGTCACTGGCACTTGCGATATCTTCAGGAAGTATGCCTGATATTCTATCTGTCTTCCCCGCAGAAGTACAGAAGTTCGGTCCTCAAGGTGCTTTCCTGGATCTGTCCCAACACATGGATAAAATGCCGAATGTCAAAGCCTACTTGGATAGTAAGCCGGATGTGAAGGAAAGAGTGACTACCCCTACGGGCCAAATTCTGAGCATCATTAATGATGGTGCGGGTGAAGGTAATCAAGCGGTATGGTTCTATAGAGAAGATATATTCAAGAAAAATAATCTCGAGGAACCAAAAACGTGGGATGAGTTATATACAACAGCAAAAAAACTTAAGGAGCTTTATCCGGATAGTTATCCCTTCGTTGTTCGTCATGGATTAAACACATTAAACTATATTGGACCTTCTTTCGGTCTATATCCGGAACTTCACCGCGATCCTAAAGATCCGACCAAAGTGAAATTCGGATTGCAAGACCCGGCTGCTAAAACGATGGTCGAAATGCTGAACAAATTCGTCAAAGAAGGCTTAATGCCACCAGATTGGTTGACGATGGACTACAAGGCTTGGACACAGTTCATGACAACGAACAAATCTTTTATTACGGTTCAATTTATCGGTCAGATCGAAATTATGAATAATCAACTAACAGAAGGAAACGTAAAATTTATGGCACCACCTACTGGAGACGGAACTCAAGGCTATTTGCCTAAAGGCGGATCAGAGGTTTACGGATTAGCTGTAGCTTCCACGACGAAAAACTTGGACGCATCATTACGTTACCTGGATTATATCTTTTCTGAAAAAGGAAAAGACATTCAAAGCTGGGGTAAAGAAGGTGAGACCTATACCGTTGAAGGTGGTAAGCGAAAGTTTAATGACAATTACAAAGAAGCAGTGGATTTACGGGTAATCTCCGGGATTCAAACAGCAGCTACCTATGGATGGTTTGACTTTGACGCATGGATGGCACTGGTGAAAGAAGAGGAACAACTCGCTTACCTGGAATCTCCTAAATACCGGATGCCGGTTTCCAGCGATCTTCCCATGCTGACAGAGGAAGAGGGAATTTCCATCGGTCCTGCTAATGATCAGATCTGGAAATACTGGACCACTGAAACCACTAAATTTATATTTGGTGATAGACCCATGACAGAATGGGATTCCTTCGTAAAGGGACTAGACAAATACGAAGTGGAAAAAATCAAATCTACGTATCAAACGGCTTTAGATCGGCAAATAACTAACGCGAAATAA
- a CDS encoding ABC transporter permease has product MKPTVFKRLKRDRIYLLLLAPVLLYYILFKYVPMFGIVISFKDYNLFKGVWASEWVGLKYYEWFLRNPDAWNIIRNTLLLGLYRFLFLYPTPIMLAVLFYLMRWKRYRRLVQTVSYMPFFMSQVVISSILIMLLSPSTGWINQMIKWAGFEPIYFLQKAEWFRTIYIASDIWQQVGFSTIIYLAALAAIDPQLYEAARMDGAGRWKQTLHVTLPGIVPAMVIVFILQLGGILELSFDKAFLLGNVATLETSDIISTYVYRTGIIGGSYSYASAIDLSMAVISLLLIYTANRVSRKVGETSLW; this is encoded by the coding sequence TTGAAACCTACTGTCTTCAAGCGATTGAAGCGAGACCGTATATATCTACTGCTGTTAGCCCCTGTGTTGCTCTACTATATTCTATTTAAGTATGTGCCCATGTTCGGGATCGTGATTTCTTTTAAAGATTACAATCTGTTTAAAGGCGTCTGGGCAAGTGAGTGGGTTGGATTGAAGTATTATGAATGGTTTCTTCGTAATCCGGATGCTTGGAATATCATCCGAAATACACTTTTACTGGGATTATATCGATTTCTCTTTTTGTATCCAACACCGATTATGTTAGCAGTATTATTCTATTTAATGCGTTGGAAAAGGTACAGAAGATTGGTGCAAACCGTTAGTTATATGCCATTTTTTATGTCCCAAGTCGTCATATCAAGTATCTTAATCATGCTATTGTCACCCAGTACAGGATGGATCAATCAAATGATTAAATGGGCGGGATTTGAACCCATTTACTTTCTGCAAAAAGCGGAATGGTTCCGTACCATCTACATCGCTTCGGATATTTGGCAGCAAGTAGGCTTTAGTACGATCATCTATCTGGCAGCTTTAGCCGCGATCGACCCCCAACTGTATGAGGCGGCGAGAATGGACGGAGCGGGAAGGTGGAAGCAAACGCTTCATGTTACGCTACCCGGTATTGTACCCGCTATGGTAATTGTATTTATCTTACAGCTAGGAGGTATCTTGGAGCTAAGCTTCGATAAGGCCTTTCTTCTTGGTAACGTGGCTACCCTTGAAACTTCAGATATCATCTCTACTTATGTGTACCGCACCGGTATCATTGGAGGCAGCTACAGCTATGCTTCAGCAATCGATCTATCTATGGCTGTTATTTCTTTACTATTAATTTACACAGCGAATCGAGTAAGTCGTAAAGTGGGTGAGACGAGCTTATGGTAA
- a CDS encoding carbohydrate ABC transporter permease: protein MVRRGQIRIFDIVNFLLLAFVAFASLFPFIHMASVALSSPEYVVRNVVGLWPRGFQWDAVSAALGDKRLWIGYRNTLLYLVLGSCISMTLTIMGAYALSRKSLIFGKAVMMIIVFTIMFNGGMIPFYLVMKSYGLMDTIWAMVLPSAINTYNLIIMRTFFQGLPVEIEESGRIDGLSDFGLLPSIIIPLSKPVLMTVGLFYAVEIWNSFSAALLLLRDPNLFPLQLMIRNLVVVGQSGDVLETAAASGKTVVLESLKYALILLGSLPIIMVYPFIQKHFEQGALIGSVKG, encoded by the coding sequence ATGGTAAGACGTGGTCAAATCAGAATCTTTGATATTGTCAATTTTCTCTTGCTGGCGTTTGTTGCGTTTGCATCGTTATTTCCCTTTATTCACATGGCGTCTGTCGCTTTAAGTTCACCTGAATATGTAGTTCGGAACGTAGTCGGATTATGGCCAAGAGGTTTTCAATGGGATGCGGTATCCGCTGCACTTGGCGATAAAAGGCTGTGGATAGGCTATCGAAACACTTTGTTATATCTCGTATTGGGAAGCTGTATATCGATGACGCTCACTATTATGGGCGCCTACGCATTATCCAGAAAGTCGCTGATATTCGGTAAAGCTGTCATGATGATCATCGTTTTCACCATTATGTTCAATGGCGGAATGATTCCCTTTTATCTGGTCATGAAGTCTTACGGTTTAATGGATACCATCTGGGCCATGGTGCTGCCAAGTGCTATTAATACGTATAATTTGATCATTATGCGAACCTTTTTTCAAGGTCTCCCCGTTGAAATAGAGGAGTCGGGACGAATTGACGGTTTGTCAGATTTCGGACTGCTTCCTTCCATTATTATTCCATTATCCAAACCTGTGCTTATGACCGTGGGTCTCTTCTACGCAGTGGAAATTTGGAATAGTTTTTCTGCAGCACTTCTTTTATTACGGGATCCGAATTTATTTCCACTGCAGTTAATGATCCGCAATCTGGTGGTTGTAGGTCAAAGCGGGGACGTTCTTGAAACTGCCGCGGCTTCAGGAAAGACGGTTGTGCTGGAATCTCTGAAATATGCTCTCATTCTACTAGGCAGCTTGCCTATTATTATGGTGTATCCTTTCATTCAAAAGCATTTTGAGCAAGGTGCGTTGATTGGATCTGTAAAAGGTTGA